In Sporanaerobacter acetigenes DSM 13106, a single window of DNA contains:
- the trxB gene encoding thioredoxin-disulfide reductase gives MSDIYDVVIIGAGPAGLAAGLYAARAKLKTLIIEREKAGGQIVVTEEVANYPGSVENASGPSLIARMVEQADEFGAERILDTIVDMELDEKIKVLKGKKNEYKAKAVILATGAKPRPIGCPGEKELTGKGVSYCATCDGAFFTDLEVYVVGGGDAAVEEAMYLTKFARKVTIIHRRDELRAAKSIQEKAFKNEKMDFMWNSVVTDLKGDGILESMTVKDTVTGEEREIVADEEDGTFGVFVFIGLVPATAIFEGKVDMERGYIPTDQDMKTNIPGVFAAGDCRVKSLRQVVTATADGAIAATQAEKYINEVFDV, from the coding sequence ATGTCAGACATTTATGATGTTGTCATAATAGGAGCTGGTCCTGCAGGACTTGCAGCAGGACTATATGCAGCAAGAGCAAAGCTTAAAACTCTAATAATAGAGAGAGAAAAAGCTGGTGGGCAAATAGTAGTTACAGAAGAAGTAGCAAATTATCCAGGTTCAGTTGAAAATGCTAGTGGACCATCGTTAATAGCTAGAATGGTTGAACAAGCAGATGAATTTGGAGCAGAAAGAATTCTTGATACAATTGTTGATATGGAATTAGATGAAAAGATCAAAGTACTTAAAGGTAAGAAAAATGAATATAAAGCCAAAGCTGTTATATTAGCCACTGGAGCAAAACCAAGACCAATAGGTTGTCCAGGAGAAAAAGAATTAACAGGCAAGGGAGTTTCATATTGCGCTACATGCGATGGAGCATTTTTCACAGATTTAGAAGTATATGTTGTTGGTGGTGGAGATGCAGCTGTAGAAGAAGCTATGTACTTAACTAAGTTTGCTAGAAAAGTAACTATAATTCATAGAAGAGATGAACTAAGAGCAGCTAAATCTATTCAAGAAAAAGCATTTAAAAATGAAAAGATGGATTTCATGTGGAATTCAGTAGTTACAGATTTAAAAGGCGACGGTATTTTAGAATCAATGACTGTAAAGGATACTGTTACAGGAGAAGAAAGAGAAATTGTAGCTGATGAAGAAGATGGAACTTTTGGTGTATTTGTATTTATTGGTCTAGTGCCAGCAACTGCTATTTTTGAAGGTAAGGTTGATATGGAAAGAGGATATATACCTACAGACCAAGATATGAAGACAAATATACCTGGTGTATTTGCAGCAGGAGATTGTAGAGTTAAATCCTTAAGACAAGTAGTTACAGCTACTGCAGATGGAGCTATTGCTGCTACTCAAGCAGAAAAATATATAAATGAAGTTTTTGATGTTTAA
- a CDS encoding GrdX family protein produces the protein MGKNIVITNNPLVKSKYQDEISLEYYDIGYLELLMKVRDKVHLGYKLLTHPLSSSVKPNETPYKTIIISENSSLDADSLLIIENSILTTKKFLKDIAVSNWEDKILEDFQVVDLSIIEPAINKIL, from the coding sequence ATGGGTAAAAATATTGTGATAACCAATAATCCATTAGTAAAATCAAAGTATCAAGATGAAATTTCTTTAGAGTATTATGATATAGGATATTTAGAATTGCTCATGAAAGTGAGAGATAAAGTTCATTTAGGATACAAATTGTTAACTCATCCCTTGTCCAGCAGCGTAAAGCCAAATGAAACTCCATATAAGACTATTATTATTTCAGAGAATAGTAGTTTAGATGCAGATTCCCTTTTAATTATTGAAAACAGCATATTGACTACAAAAAAATTTTTAAAAGATATAGCTGTGTCCAATTGGGAAGATAAAATATTGGAGGATTTTCAAGTGGTAGATTTGTCAATAATAGAACCGGCAATAAATAAGATTTTATAG
- a CDS encoding Na/Pi cotransporter family protein has product MEIAFGVLGGLGLFLYGMNIMGTGLQKAAGERLKKLIEVLTNNRLMGVLVGALVTMIIQSSSATTVMVIGFVNAGLMTLNQAVGVIMGANIGTTITAQLIAFNLTDMAPVAVAIGVAIWIFTSKKRAKDLAEILIGFGILFIGMDMMSGSLAPLADNPSFVNIMTSLNDSFLGVLVGLGLTTILQSSSASIGLLQALAKQNLISINIAFPILFGDNIGTTTTALLSSIGTNKTAKRAAIIHFLFNLIGTVIFMTILRIPIQKIVVALNPGNVQRQIANAHTLFNIINVMIQFPFANFLVKVANKLVPGDVEEETAGLKFLDSRIIETPSIAVGQASKEIYRMARIVEENLKTSERAFMEKDEKLINEVFEQEKVINRLETDITGYIVELSKAPLTDEQHSTVNILLNAINDIERVGDHADNLAELAQYRIDNKILFSDEAIEELKIMFGKAEKVYIEAIDAFKTDDMDKAEDVLKLEEEVDYLEKKYRANHIERLNNQSCQPSSGVVFLDIISNLERVSDHSSNIAQYVLGIN; this is encoded by the coding sequence ATGGAAATAGCTTTTGGAGTTTTAGGTGGTTTAGGACTTTTTTTATATGGTATGAATATTATGGGTACAGGACTACAAAAAGCTGCTGGAGAAAGACTTAAAAAGCTCATAGAAGTATTAACTAACAACCGCCTTATGGGAGTGCTGGTAGGTGCACTGGTCACCATGATTATTCAAAGTAGTAGTGCTACTACTGTAATGGTTATTGGTTTTGTAAATGCAGGGCTTATGACTTTAAATCAAGCGGTTGGAGTTATAATGGGAGCGAATATTGGAACTACTATTACAGCTCAACTTATAGCTTTTAATCTCACTGACATGGCTCCAGTGGCCGTAGCAATAGGAGTTGCAATTTGGATATTTACGTCTAAAAAAAGAGCTAAGGATTTAGCTGAAATACTTATTGGATTTGGTATTTTATTTATAGGAATGGACATGATGAGTGGTAGTTTAGCTCCATTAGCCGACAATCCTTCGTTTGTTAATATTATGACAAGCTTGAATGATTCTTTTTTAGGAGTACTTGTAGGACTTGGACTTACAACTATACTTCAAAGTAGTAGTGCTTCTATTGGACTTTTACAAGCTCTTGCAAAACAAAATTTGATAAGTATAAATATTGCATTTCCAATATTATTTGGAGATAATATCGGGACTACAACCACTGCACTATTGTCAAGTATAGGAACCAATAAAACTGCCAAAAGGGCCGCTATTATACACTTTTTATTTAATCTTATAGGAACAGTTATTTTTATGACTATATTGAGGATACCAATTCAAAAAATTGTTGTAGCCTTAAATCCCGGGAATGTACAAAGGCAAATTGCCAATGCTCATACATTGTTCAATATCATAAATGTAATGATTCAATTTCCATTTGCTAATTTTTTGGTTAAAGTTGCCAATAAATTAGTTCCGGGAGATGTTGAGGAAGAAACAGCTGGGCTTAAATTTTTAGATTCACGTATTATTGAAACACCTTCTATAGCAGTAGGTCAAGCTTCAAAGGAAATATATAGGATGGCCAGGATAGTTGAAGAAAATTTAAAGACTTCAGAAAGAGCTTTCATGGAGAAAGATGAGAAATTAATAAATGAAGTATTTGAACAGGAAAAAGTTATCAATAGGCTTGAAACAGATATTACAGGGTACATAGTGGAGCTTTCTAAAGCTCCATTGACAGATGAACAACATTCTACAGTTAATATATTGCTAAATGCCATAAATGATATTGAAAGAGTTGGAGATCATGCAGACAATTTAGCAGAACTGGCTCAATATAGAATTGACAATAAAATATTGTTTAGTGATGAAGCTATTGAAGAGTTAAAGATAATGTTTGGAAAAGCAGAAAAAGTTTATATAGAAGCAATTGATGCTTTTAAAACTGATGATATGGACAAAGCTGAAGATGTACTTAAACTTGAGGAAGAAGTGGATTATTTAGAGAAAAAATATAGAGCAAACCATATTGAAAGATTAAACAATCAATCATGTCAACCTAGTTCAGGAGTGGTTTTTTTAGATATAATAAGTAATTTAGAAAGAGTTTCTGACCATTCATCTAATATAGCACAATATGTATTAGGAATAAATTAA
- the trmL gene encoding tRNA (uridine(34)/cytosine(34)/5-carboxymethylaminomethyluridine(34)-2'-O)-methyltransferase TrmL, protein MALNIVLVEPEIPQNTGNIARTCALTETVLHLVRPLGFSVDDKHLKRAGLDYWDLVEIHYYDSFKELLEVNSREHFFYSTTKGKQRYTDMKYFDGCFLVFGKETKGLPMDLLEENWDRTIRIPMKEGIPRSLNLSNSVNIVLYEALRQINFPGLE, encoded by the coding sequence ATGGCTTTAAATATTGTTTTGGTAGAACCAGAAATACCACAAAATACGGGCAATATCGCAAGAACTTGTGCTCTTACTGAAACAGTTCTTCATTTAGTAAGACCTTTGGGGTTTTCTGTAGATGATAAACACTTAAAAAGGGCAGGGCTTGACTATTGGGACTTAGTTGAAATACATTATTATGACAGCTTTAAAGAATTGCTTGAGGTAAATAGTAGAGAACACTTTTTTTATTCTACAACCAAAGGAAAGCAAAGATATACTGATATGAAGTATTTTGATGGATGTTTTTTAGTGTTTGGGAAGGAAACCAAAGGACTTCCTATGGATTTGCTTGAAGAAAATTGGGATAGAACTATTAGAATTCCAATGAAGGAGGGAATTCCAAGATCATTGAATCTTTCCAATTCTGTAAACATAGTCCTCTATGAAGCATTGAGACAAATTAATTTTCCTGGGCTAGAATAA
- a CDS encoding Cof-type HAD-IIB family hydrolase: MSYKLIATDMDGTLLNSQNKITDRNKEAILEALEEGVKVILCTGRIFTSALYYAKALELDTPIIACNGAYIGEQDKSKIIYEEPISLQTFRKIVEIAEEEKMYYHFYDDSTFYARELNDTIMNYMNWNKERDEMDRIDIRIVEDPLDAIEEENSKVYKIVFVDENRRKLKNFRKKISTIEGIEVVSSWWSNIEIMNEGVSKGKALNKLCEMLNISMDEVIAIGDNENDIPMLKTAGLGVAMKNGEEVAKEAADYIADTNDESGVGKIIEKFILKKDK, encoded by the coding sequence ATGAGTTATAAATTAATTGCAACTGATATGGATGGAACATTATTAAATAGTCAAAACAAGATAACAGACAGGAATAAAGAAGCGATTTTAGAAGCTTTAGAGGAAGGAGTTAAAGTGATTCTCTGTACAGGTAGAATATTTACCTCTGCTCTTTATTATGCAAAAGCCTTGGAACTTGATACTCCTATAATTGCTTGCAATGGTGCATATATAGGAGAACAAGATAAATCAAAAATAATTTATGAAGAGCCAATTTCGCTTCAAACTTTTAGAAAAATAGTAGAAATTGCAGAAGAGGAAAAGATGTATTATCATTTCTATGATGATAGTACTTTTTATGCAAGGGAGTTAAATGATACTATAATGAATTATATGAATTGGAACAAAGAAAGAGATGAAATGGATAGAATAGATATTAGAATAGTAGAAGATCCATTAGATGCAATTGAAGAAGAAAATAGCAAGGTATATAAAATAGTATTTGTAGATGAAAATAGGAGGAAACTGAAAAATTTTAGAAAGAAGATATCAACAATTGAAGGAATAGAAGTGGTGAGTTCCTGGTGGAGCAATATAGAAATCATGAATGAGGGTGTTTCTAAAGGAAAGGCTTTAAACAAATTGTGTGAAATGTTAAATATAAGTATGGATGAAGTAATAGCCATTGGAGATAATGAAAATGACATACCCATGTTAAAAACTGCAGGACTTGGAGTAGCTATGAAAAATGGAGAAGAAGTTGCTAAAGAGGCTGCTGATTATATTGCTGATACCAATGATGAAAGTGGAGTTGGAAAAATTATTGAGAAATTCATATTAAAAAAAGATAAATAG
- a CDS encoding ABC transporter ATP-binding protein, whose product MVKAIEVQSLNFGYKDDLVLKDISFSLEEGQFMSIIGPNGSGKSTLLKNICNLEKQNSGKIEIHGKNIVQYKSKELAKKIALVPQDTFISYDFPVFDVVLMGRFPYLGRFDKETDEDFEITKEALKITNTFYLRDRNINEISGGERQRVIIARALAQEPEIIFLDEPTSHLDINHQMDLLNILRNLNKEKNTTIVLVIHDINLACRYSDIIMLLDKGEILSIGSPKEVVTRENIEKAYGLNTIIEENPYTNSLYIVPLSLNGIVKKANKKEKIHIISGGGTGREIISKLEEAGYDLSLGVINVGDSDWQLGKKLSIKMVEEEPFSHISEKAFKRNIQFIKKADIVVLGSTPYGKGNMKNLEAAHLALKMGKTVYFLDAYSKDNKFDYADGEAEKLLNEMKKKGLLAINSIDEIIKKA is encoded by the coding sequence ATGGTTAAAGCAATAGAAGTCCAATCATTAAATTTTGGATATAAAGATGATTTAGTACTTAAAGATATTTCTTTCTCATTAGAAGAAGGACAATTTATGAGCATCATCGGACCCAATGGGTCTGGAAAATCTACATTACTCAAAAACATATGCAATTTAGAAAAGCAAAATAGTGGGAAAATAGAAATCCATGGTAAAAATATTGTTCAATATAAATCCAAAGAATTGGCAAAAAAGATTGCTCTTGTTCCTCAAGATACTTTTATATCCTATGATTTTCCAGTATTTGATGTAGTACTCATGGGTAGATTCCCTTATTTAGGTAGATTTGATAAAGAAACAGATGAAGATTTTGAAATAACTAAGGAAGCTTTAAAAATCACCAATACTTTTTATTTAAGAGATAGAAATATAAATGAAATAAGTGGAGGGGAAAGACAACGTGTCATTATAGCTAGAGCATTAGCACAAGAACCAGAGATCATATTTTTAGATGAACCAACCAGTCATTTGGATATAAATCACCAGATGGATTTATTAAATATCTTAAGAAATTTAAACAAAGAAAAAAATACAACTATTGTATTGGTTATTCATGATATAAATTTGGCTTGCAGATATAGTGATATAATTATGCTTTTAGACAAAGGCGAAATCTTAAGTATTGGAAGTCCTAAAGAGGTAGTGACTAGAGAAAATATTGAAAAAGCTTATGGATTAAATACCATAATAGAAGAAAATCCTTATACAAATAGTCTTTATATAGTTCCATTATCGTTAAATGGTATAGTCAAAAAAGCAAACAAAAAAGAAAAAATTCATATCATATCGGGTGGAGGTACGGGTAGAGAGATAATCAGCAAATTAGAAGAAGCAGGATATGATCTTTCTCTAGGAGTAATAAATGTAGGAGATAGTGATTGGCAATTGGGGAAAAAGCTGTCCATAAAGATGGTGGAGGAAGAACCATTTTCTCATATCAGCGAGAAAGCTTTCAAAAGAAATATTCAGTTTATAAAAAAAGCGGATATAGTAGTCTTAGGTAGTACTCCTTATGGAAAAGGAAATATGAAGAATTTAGAGGCAGCACATTTAGCACTTAAGATGGGGAAAACAGTGTATTTTTTAGATGCTTATTCTAAAGATAATAAGTTTGACTATGCAGACGGAGAGGCAGAAAAATTGTTGAATGAAATGAAGAAAAAAGGACTTCTGGCGATAAATTCTATAGATGAAATAATTAAAAAGGCTTAA
- a CDS encoding FecCD family ABC transporter permease, translating into MSLKRSKNKYATIVVSLVLALIFSVVLFSTIGTANIKILDTFKIIGSKLPFIGGKINIDGIPDSHKTIILKIRLPRVLLGVLVGASLSSAGVAFQGMFKNPMADPYVMGISSGAALGASLAIILGMRKTIFAISPISFFAFIGSLITVFSVYFISRVKNKVPVTNLLLSGVAIGQFLTAIMSFLMVIYSKDMEKIIFWTLGSLSGKGWEPLIRIALPTIASIAILNFFARDLNIILTGEESAKSLGVEVEKIKIYILVLSSFMTAMVVSVSGIIGFVGLIIPHIVRLLVGPDHRILLPSAALVGGIFMIFADTIARTIISPVEIPVGIITAMFGGPFFIYLLRKKKKGI; encoded by the coding sequence ATGAGTTTAAAAAGGTCTAAAAATAAATATGCTACTATTGTTGTATCTTTGGTGCTTGCATTGATATTTTCTGTAGTGCTTTTTTCTACTATTGGGACAGCAAATATAAAAATTTTAGATACTTTTAAAATAATTGGCTCTAAGCTTCCCTTTATTGGTGGGAAAATAAATATTGATGGTATACCAGACTCTCACAAAACTATAATTCTAAAAATAAGGTTGCCTAGAGTTTTGCTTGGGGTCTTAGTTGGAGCTAGTCTATCAAGTGCAGGAGTTGCTTTTCAAGGAATGTTTAAAAATCCTATGGCTGATCCCTATGTTATGGGAATTTCATCAGGGGCGGCCTTAGGGGCTTCTCTTGCTATAATTTTGGGCATGAGAAAAACAATATTTGCAATATCACCTATATCATTTTTTGCTTTTATAGGTTCTCTTATAACGGTATTTTCTGTGTATTTTATTTCTAGAGTAAAAAATAAAGTGCCAGTTACAAATTTATTGCTTTCAGGAGTTGCTATTGGTCAATTTTTAACTGCTATAATGTCTTTTTTGATGGTCATATATTCAAAGGATATGGAAAAAATAATATTTTGGACTCTAGGCAGCTTATCGGGGAAGGGATGGGAACCCCTTATAAGAATAGCTCTTCCGACTATAGCATCTATTGCAATTTTAAATTTTTTTGCGAGAGACTTAAACATTATTTTAACTGGTGAAGAATCAGCCAAAAGTTTAGGTGTAGAGGTTGAAAAAATAAAAATATATATATTGGTATTGTCATCTTTTATGACTGCTATGGTGGTATCTGTAAGCGGTATAATAGGTTTTGTGGGGCTTATAATACCTCATATTGTAAGGCTTTTGGTTGGACCGGATCATAGAATATTGCTTCCATCTGCTGCTCTAGTAGGGGGAATATTTATGATATTTGCAGATACTATAGCTCGAACTATCATTTCTCCTGTTGAAATTCCTGTAGGAATTATAACTGCCATGTTTGGAGGACCGTTTTTTATATATTTGCTGAGAAAGAAAAAGAAAGGAATTTAA
- a CDS encoding ABC transporter substrate-binding protein: MKKISSKKLIVLFLVLAMALTTFTACGKTNSNEDVKQNEEVVEEKENKVQYPMEVEDQFGNKVTIENEPKTIVSLAPSHTEILFSLGLGDKIAGVTEYCDYPEEAKSKEKVGSFTGVNIERIIELDPDIVFQFGPGDEEVNAKIRDAGIVLLCYEPDSIDEVMNLIQSIGTVTNTEDEATKVVDDMKAKKDEIVNKVKDEEKVKVFYEIWNDPLMAAGPGSFMDELMTLAGGENIASDAEGEYPQFDMEQLIERNPDVYLGAKDSEEKTVESIKERPGFENINAVKNNRVYLLDPNIVSRPGPRIIDALELVAKSIHPDAFK, translated from the coding sequence ATGAAAAAAATTAGCTCTAAAAAATTAATTGTATTATTTTTAGTTTTGGCAATGGCTTTAACTACCTTTACAGCTTGTGGCAAAACAAATTCAAATGAAGATGTAAAACAAAATGAAGAAGTAGTAGAGGAAAAGGAAAATAAAGTTCAATATCCTATGGAAGTAGAAGATCAGTTTGGAAATAAAGTGACAATAGAAAATGAACCTAAAACAATAGTTTCATTGGCTCCAAGTCATACTGAAATACTTTTTAGTCTTGGATTAGGAGATAAAATCGCAGGTGTAACTGAATACTGTGATTATCCAGAAGAAGCTAAATCAAAAGAAAAGGTTGGAAGTTTTACTGGAGTAAATATTGAAAGAATAATTGAATTAGATCCTGACATTGTATTTCAATTTGGTCCTGGCGATGAAGAAGTAAATGCAAAAATAAGAGATGCAGGAATTGTTCTTTTGTGCTATGAACCAGATTCTATTGATGAAGTCATGAATTTGATTCAAAGTATTGGCACTGTGACAAACACTGAGGATGAGGCCACAAAAGTTGTAGATGATATGAAAGCAAAAAAAGATGAAATTGTAAATAAAGTAAAAGATGAAGAAAAAGTTAAGGTGTTCTATGAAATATGGAATGATCCATTGATGGCAGCAGGTCCTGGTTCTTTTATGGATGAACTTATGACTCTAGCTGGAGGCGAAAATATAGCAAGTGATGCAGAAGGAGAATATCCACAGTTTGATATGGAACAATTAATAGAAAGAAATCCTGATGTTTATTTAGGAGCTAAAGATAGCGAAGAAAAAACTGTTGAGTCAATAAAAGAAAGACCTGGGTTTGAAAATATAAATGCTGTAAAAAATAATAGAGTGTACTTATTGGATCCAAATATAGTTTCAAGACCCGGACCAAGAATAATAGATGCATTGGAATTAGTTGCAAAGTCTATTCATCCAGATGCATTTAAATAA
- a CDS encoding DUF2225 domain-containing protein, which yields MAEVGELYEKKINCPVCGKEFKTSKVRLSKLRLVKRDSDFLPYYEGENPVFYGVFVCPHCGYAALEENFNKINFQGRETIKKEVSSKWNERSFLGKRTIEESIAAYKLALFCGELLEDKNYELGNICVRLGWLNRLKEDEDEEERFLSLARELFSNAYYNEPLNNESMNPLTAAYLIGEISRRMGDRDEAIKWFNTVLKDPEIKSNIALEKMVREQWQVVKEE from the coding sequence TTGGCAGAAGTAGGAGAACTATATGAGAAAAAAATAAATTGTCCAGTGTGTGGTAAAGAGTTTAAGACTAGCAAGGTAAGGCTTTCTAAACTCAGATTAGTTAAAAGAGATTCGGATTTTTTGCCTTATTATGAAGGGGAAAATCCTGTGTTTTATGGTGTGTTTGTGTGTCCACATTGTGGATATGCTGCATTAGAAGAAAATTTTAATAAAATAAATTTTCAAGGAAGAGAGACAATAAAAAAAGAGGTTTCATCTAAATGGAACGAAAGAAGTTTTTTAGGAAAGAGAACCATTGAAGAAAGTATTGCTGCATATAAACTGGCGCTATTTTGTGGAGAACTCTTGGAGGATAAAAATTATGAACTTGGAAATATATGCGTTAGATTGGGATGGCTTAATAGATTAAAAGAAGATGAGGATGAAGAAGAGAGATTTTTAAGTTTAGCTAGAGAACTTTTTAGCAATGCTTATTATAATGAACCTTTAAACAATGAATCTATGAATCCATTGACTGCAGCTTATTTGATTGGAGAAATTTCCAGAAGAATGGGAGATAGAGATGAAGCAATAAAGTGGTTCAATACGGTACTTAAGGATCCTGAAATTAAGAGTAATATTGCATTAGAAAAAATGGTTAGGGAACAATGGCAAGTAGTTAAGGAAGAATAA
- a CDS encoding VanW family protein codes for MKKEKQNNKKRNLILLYIVIVLVLLGVGSYGISSVLKRDTIYEGIKIGKFDVSNMTKAEALNKIKGELEEDLAGKQMILRYEDKTYNVKITDLGFHYNYEKAVNEAYSIGREGNIVNKLKTIIDTKKYGKTLGLETSYDKNLINDLAHEISQDINLESKEAVFNFNGGKMHVTDEIVGRKVNTELLKQLIDENVYKLEDVDIPVEKIQPKATKAQLSRINGVIGQFSTSFKTSSSDRKENIRVAAKSIDGKLLMPGDNVSFNETTGPRSKQNGYKEANVILEGEFTPGTGGGVCQVSTTLYNALLSADVKVVERHPHSIPAKYVSYGQDAAVSFGSLDLKFRNDFDFPIYIHTKVSSDTIYIYIYGDLNTKNYNVKIDSELVEKIEPLVETILDNSLKPGEKVLQQAGRTGYKTKTYKSIIKNGKIVKKELLHSDYYKSRKYIYKIGPKVEEKIETSTEEAEE; via the coding sequence ATGAAAAAAGAAAAACAGAACAATAAAAAAAGAAATTTAATTTTACTTTATATTGTAATAGTATTGGTACTATTAGGTGTTGGCAGCTATGGAATATCATCTGTATTGAAGAGAGATACGATATATGAAGGAATAAAAATAGGGAAGTTTGATGTAAGCAATATGACAAAGGCTGAAGCACTAAATAAGATAAAAGGAGAATTGGAAGAAGATTTAGCTGGAAAACAGATGATCTTAAGATATGAAGACAAAACTTATAATGTGAAAATCACCGATCTTGGCTTTCATTACAACTATGAAAAGGCAGTAAACGAGGCTTATAGTATAGGTAGAGAAGGAAACATTGTAAATAAGTTAAAGACTATAATTGACACAAAAAAATATGGGAAAACTCTAGGATTAGAGACGTCTTATGACAAAAATCTTATAAATGATTTAGCTCATGAAATATCTCAAGATATAAATCTAGAAAGTAAAGAGGCGGTATTTAATTTTAATGGAGGAAAAATGCATGTTACTGATGAAATAGTTGGTAGAAAAGTAAATACAGAGTTGTTGAAGCAATTGATTGATGAGAATGTGTATAAGTTGGAGGATGTTGATATACCAGTTGAGAAAATCCAACCAAAGGCTACTAAAGCCCAATTAAGTAGAATAAATGGAGTTATAGGCCAGTTTAGTACTTCTTTTAAAACTAGCAGTAGTGATAGGAAAGAAAATATAAGAGTTGCTGCAAAATCTATAGATGGCAAACTTTTAATGCCAGGAGATAATGTTTCATTTAATGAAACTACTGGTCCAAGAAGCAAGCAAAATGGATATAAGGAAGCAAATGTCATTTTAGAAGGTGAATTTACTCCAGGGACTGGTGGCGGTGTATGTCAGGTATCTACTACATTATATAATGCCCTTTTGAGTGCAGATGTAAAGGTTGTTGAAAGACATCCTCACTCAATACCAGCAAAATATGTAAGCTATGGTCAAGATGCAGCAGTGTCTTTTGGTAGTCTTGACTTGAAGTTTAGAAATGATTTTGATTTTCCTATTTATATTCATACCAAAGTATCAAGTGACACTATTTATATTTATATATATGGCGATTTAAATACTAAGAACTACAATGTAAAAATAGATTCTGAACTTGTAGAAAAAATAGAACCTTTGGTTGAAACAATATTAGATAACAGCTTAAAACCAGGAGAAAAAGTTCTTCAACAAGCAGGAAGAACGGGATATAAGACTAAAACTTATAAGTCAATAATAAAAAATGGCAAAATAGTTAAAAAGGAATTATTGCATTCTGATTATTACAAATCAAGAAAATATATTTATAAGATTGGACCAAAGGTAGAAGAGAAAATTGAAACATCTACAGAAGAAGCTGAAGAATAG